A genomic segment from Paenibacillus sp. FSL K6-1096 encodes:
- a CDS encoding exodeoxyribonuclease III, which yields MKLVSWNVNGLRACVTKGFNDYFRESAADIFCVQETKLQEGQIVLDHGEEYAQYWNYALKKGYSGTAIFTKVKPLSVSYGLDRETEDEGRIITLEFADFYLVNVYTPNAKRDLSRLDYRMEWEDEFRAYLLKLDAKKPVLVCGDLNVAHQDIDLKNARANRGNSGFTDEERGKMTELLAAGFIDTFRYFYPELEGAYTWWSYMPKVRERNVGWRIDYFLASARLAPRLLDAGIECNVLGSDHCPVVLHLADEAEG from the coding sequence ATGAAGCTGGTGTCCTGGAATGTAAATGGACTGAGAGCGTGTGTGACCAAAGGATTCAATGATTACTTCCGGGAGAGCGCGGCCGACATCTTCTGTGTGCAGGAGACGAAGCTCCAGGAGGGGCAGATCGTGCTGGATCACGGGGAGGAATATGCGCAGTACTGGAATTATGCCCTCAAGAAAGGGTACTCCGGCACCGCCATCTTCACCAAAGTGAAGCCGCTGTCTGTCAGTTATGGTCTGGACCGGGAGACGGAGGACGAGGGCCGGATTATTACCCTGGAGTTCGCAGATTTCTATCTGGTGAATGTATATACGCCGAATGCCAAACGGGATCTGTCCAGGCTCGACTACCGGATGGAGTGGGAGGATGAGTTCCGCGCCTATCTGCTGAAGCTGGATGCCAAGAAGCCGGTGCTGGTCTGCGGGGACTTGAATGTGGCCCACCAGGACATCGACCTGAAGAATGCGCGGGCGAACCGGGGGAATTCGGGCTTCACGGACGAAGAGCGCGGCAAGATGACCGAGCTGCTGGCAGCCGGGTTCATCGATACGTTCAGATATTTCTATCCCGAGCTGGAAGGCGCGTACACCTGGTGGTCCTACATGCCGAAGGTCAGAGAGCGGAATGTCGGCTGGCGGATCGACTATTTCCTGGCTTCCGCAAGATTAGCCCCGCGTCTCCTGGACGCCGGGATTGAATGCAATGTGCTGGGCAGCGACCATTGTCCGGTAGTGCTTCATCTGGCGGATGAGGCGGAGGGATAA
- a CDS encoding helix-turn-helix transcriptional regulator, whose translation MSSENRLQALSEFLKSRRAAITPASAGLPEGSRRRTPGLRREEVAQLAGVSATWYTWLEQGRDIKVSSSVLDCVASALQLTKDERSYLFALALEAGPGSSTDYSREEQSVITPSLQKILQELKTCPAIISDRHCSIVGWNEAAAHVFIDFAKLPPQERNMISLLFERKEFRRLAVNWEQFVRGYLAIFRAYYGQYLEDRWYDEFIAGMKERHPDFPPLWEESRVSSAPDVVLEFRHAKAGKMLFHLTSLQVQGPAELRCSVYTPAGESNTEAKLRQLMKPEVEG comes from the coding sequence ATGTCAAGCGAGAACCGGCTTCAGGCTTTATCCGAATTCCTCAAATCGAGACGTGCGGCTATTACCCCGGCGTCCGCAGGTCTGCCGGAAGGCTCGCGGCGGCGGACACCCGGGCTGCGGCGCGAGGAAGTGGCGCAGCTCGCCGGCGTCAGCGCAACCTGGTACACCTGGCTGGAGCAGGGACGGGATATTAAAGTGTCCTCCTCCGTCCTGGACTGTGTGGCCTCAGCCCTGCAGCTGACCAAGGATGAACGCAGCTACCTGTTCGCCCTGGCGCTGGAGGCCGGGCCAGGCAGCAGCACCGACTATTCCCGGGAGGAGCAGTCGGTGATTACTCCATCGCTGCAGAAGATTCTGCAGGAGCTGAAGACCTGCCCGGCGATCATCTCCGACCGGCACTGCAGCATCGTCGGCTGGAATGAAGCGGCAGCGCATGTGTTCATTGATTTTGCCAAGCTGCCTCCACAGGAGCGCAATATGATCTCCCTGTTGTTTGAGCGCAAGGAATTCAGGCGGCTGGCGGTGAACTGGGAGCAGTTCGTCCGGGGCTACCTGGCGATCTTCCGCGCCTATTACGGGCAATATCTGGAGGACCGCTGGTATGACGAGTTCATTGCGGGAATGAAGGAGCGGCACCCGGATTTCCCTCCGCTGTGGGAAGAGAGCCGGGTCAGCTCCGCCCCGGATGTGGTCCTGGAATTCCGCCACGCCAAAGCGGGCAAAATGCTGTTTCATCTCACCTCGCTCCAGGTACAGGGCCCGGCGGAGCTTCGCTGCAGTGTGTACACGCCTGCCGGAGAATCCAATACCGAAGCCAAGCTGCGGCAGCTGATGAAGCCTGAGGTGGAGGGGTGA
- a CDS encoding citrate synthase/methylcitrate synthase: MVKVTGLEGIVAGETEIGLVDGEKGYLVYRGYWAKELAVSRSYEEAAYLLWNGRLPGTEELRQLKAQMAEERVLPDYLCRLLDLLPASVPLMLVLQSAVAALGTEGNATWPPTLEQAVRLTAILPSIIAYRTRRLQGLEPLQPLPELGHAANYLYLLTGKLPEEAHVRALSAYQILCMEHGMNASTFAGRVVLSTESDICSAVGGAIGAMKGPLHGGAPYEVISMLEEIGTRERAEPWLRSRLESGEKLMGFGHRIYKTKDPRAEALQMATREMTGKDAAYDLALHVEATAIKLLEEYKPGRRLFTNVEFYAAAILKALELEPELFTPTFTAGRIVGWTAHILEQAVNNRIFRPQSVYTGPMPESGTVS, encoded by the coding sequence ATGGTAAAGGTAACCGGACTCGAAGGCATCGTTGCCGGAGAAACAGAAATCGGATTAGTAGACGGGGAGAAAGGATATTTGGTGTACCGCGGTTATTGGGCCAAGGAGCTTGCAGTAAGCAGAAGCTATGAGGAAGCCGCCTACCTGCTCTGGAACGGGCGCTTGCCCGGTACAGAGGAGCTGAGGCAACTGAAGGCGCAAATGGCGGAGGAGCGGGTGCTTCCCGATTACCTCTGCCGGCTCCTTGACCTGCTTCCGGCGTCTGTGCCGCTGATGCTGGTGCTGCAAAGTGCAGTGGCTGCGCTTGGAACGGAAGGGAATGCCACCTGGCCGCCCACCCTGGAACAGGCTGTGCGGCTGACGGCCATTCTGCCAAGCATCATTGCGTATCGGACACGCAGACTTCAGGGCCTGGAGCCGCTGCAGCCGCTCCCTGAGCTGGGCCATGCCGCGAACTATCTCTATCTGCTGACCGGGAAGCTGCCGGAAGAAGCCCATGTGCGTGCGCTCAGTGCCTATCAGATCCTATGTATGGAGCATGGCATGAATGCTTCAACCTTTGCGGGCCGTGTAGTGCTCTCGACCGAATCGGATATCTGCTCGGCGGTAGGCGGAGCGATTGGCGCAATGAAGGGACCGCTGCACGGCGGGGCACCTTATGAGGTGATATCCATGCTGGAAGAGATCGGAACCAGGGAGCGTGCCGAGCCTTGGCTGCGGAGCAGGCTGGAGAGCGGAGAGAAGCTGATGGGCTTCGGGCACCGGATCTATAAGACGAAGGACCCCCGTGCCGAGGCGCTGCAGATGGCCACGCGGGAGATGACCGGCAAGGATGCCGCCTATGATCTGGCCCTGCATGTGGAGGCAACCGCCATTAAGCTGCTGGAGGAATACAAGCCGGGCCGCCGCCTGTTCACGAATGTGGAATTCTACGCCGCGGCTATACTGAAGGCGCTGGAGCTGGAGCCTGAGCTCTTTACGCCTACGTTCACCGCAGGGCGGATCGTCGGCTGGACGGCCCATATTCTGGAGCAGGCGGTGAATAACCGGATTTTCCGCCCGCAATCTGTGTATACAGGACCTATGCCGGAATCGGGAACAGTCTCTTAA